A region from the Actinoplanes sp. OR16 genome encodes:
- a CDS encoding hydroxymethylglutaryl-CoA lyase gives MEIVEVGPRDGLQNEKVVLPTSVKVALVTRAIEAGLRRIEVAAFARPDRVPQMADAEEVLREVPRSPKVRYAALVLNGRGLDRALALGDSRPHEINYVVVASDEFSRRNQGMSTAESLAAFRAVAARARNDGFFVTLTVAAAFGCPFTGEVPVARVREIVADAGPVDEICLADTIGVGVPIQVTELADAVRGVTAGVPLRAHFHNTRNTGYANAIAAVASGFTALDASLGGIGGCPFAPAATGNIATEDLAYLLRRSGLATGVDAGAAAAAGLWIGGELELGQVPAQLGRAGDFPGDLLLR, from the coding sequence GTGGAGATCGTCGAGGTCGGGCCGCGGGACGGACTGCAGAACGAGAAGGTCGTCCTGCCGACGTCCGTCAAGGTCGCGCTGGTCACCCGGGCCATCGAGGCCGGGCTGCGGCGGATCGAGGTGGCCGCCTTCGCCCGTCCGGACCGGGTTCCGCAGATGGCCGACGCGGAGGAGGTCCTCCGCGAAGTTCCACGATCGCCGAAGGTCAGATATGCCGCCCTGGTCCTCAACGGCCGCGGACTCGACCGCGCTCTGGCGCTCGGCGACAGCCGGCCTCACGAGATCAACTATGTAGTTGTCGCCAGTGACGAGTTTTCCCGGCGCAACCAGGGGATGTCTACGGCCGAGTCGCTGGCGGCGTTCCGCGCGGTCGCCGCCCGGGCTCGAAACGACGGATTCTTCGTGACCCTGACGGTCGCGGCGGCCTTCGGATGCCCGTTCACCGGCGAGGTTCCGGTCGCGCGGGTCCGGGAGATCGTCGCGGACGCCGGGCCGGTCGACGAGATCTGCCTGGCCGACACGATCGGCGTGGGCGTACCGATCCAGGTCACCGAGCTGGCCGACGCCGTGCGCGGGGTCACGGCGGGCGTGCCGCTGCGCGCTCACTTCCACAACACCAGGAACACCGGGTACGCGAACGCGATAGCCGCCGTGGCGTCGGGGTTCACGGCACTGGACGCGAGCCTGGGCGGGATCGGCGGATGCCCGTTCGCCCCGGCCGCCACCGGGAACATCGCCACCGAGGACCTCGCATACCTGTTGCGCCGCTCCGGCCTGGCGACCGGCGTCGACGCCGGCGCGGCGGCAGCGGCGGGCCTGTGGATCGGCGGGGAGCTGGAGCTCGGCCAAGTGCCGGCGCAGCTGGGTCGCGCGGGCGACTTTCCTGGAGATCTCCTCTTGCGGTGA
- a CDS encoding isochorismatase family protein codes for MSLDADYETAGFARRLGWGNRPAVLLIDAALAYTDPDSPLFLRTGQAAAEAMAQLAEQARAASVPVIWTTVRFADESCSEAPLFAAKVPALKVFAEGSRLGGFAPPLDPAPAELVVVKHYASAFAGTSLAAWLASHSIDTLVIGGYSTSGCIRASALDALQHGFRPMVVREACADRSSGPHEANLFDLNAKYADVVTLAESLAHLPAVS; via the coding sequence ATGAGCCTCGACGCCGATTACGAGACGGCGGGTTTCGCCCGCCGTCTCGGCTGGGGAAATCGCCCCGCCGTCCTGCTGATCGACGCCGCCCTGGCCTACACCGATCCCGATTCCCCGCTCTTCCTCCGGACCGGCCAGGCCGCCGCCGAGGCGATGGCCCAGCTGGCGGAGCAGGCGCGGGCCGCGAGCGTACCGGTCATCTGGACGACGGTCCGGTTCGCCGACGAATCGTGTTCGGAAGCGCCGCTCTTCGCCGCCAAGGTGCCGGCCCTGAAAGTGTTCGCCGAGGGCAGCAGGCTGGGTGGATTCGCCCCGCCGCTCGATCCGGCGCCGGCCGAGCTCGTCGTGGTCAAGCATTACGCGAGCGCCTTCGCCGGCACCTCACTGGCCGCCTGGCTCGCTTCCCACTCCATCGACACGCTCGTGATCGGCGGCTATTCCACGAGCGGGTGCATCCGTGCCTCGGCCCTCGACGCGCTGCAGCACGGATTCCGGCCGATGGTCGTCCGGGAGGCCTGCGCCGACCGTTCCTCCGGGCCGCACGAGGCCAATCTCTTCGACCTGAACGCCAAGTACGCCGACGTGGTCACCCTCGCCGAGTCGCTGGCACATCTTCCGGCAGTGTCCTGA
- a CDS encoding CaiB/BaiF CoA-transferase family protein — translation MIGPLSDIRVLETGTLLAGPFCGQLLGDFGAEVIKLEDPGKGDPMRQWGREKPHGQSLWWPVVARNKKSVTCNLRTTEGQDLVRKLVEKADVLLENFRPGTLERWGLSYDELAAINPRLILVRVTGYGQTGPYSPRAGFGSIGEAMGGLRYVTGEADRAPSRSGISIGDSLAATYAAFGTLAALHARERTGRGQVVDSAIYEAVLAMMESLIPEWGVAGYRRERTGPILPNVAPSNVYPSADGSDVLIAANQDTVFRRLADVMERPDLPADPRYATHGARGEHQAELDDIIATWTRTVPSAKLLSLLHDAGVPAGGIYTAEDIIADPHVQAREAVITVDHPELGPVPMQNVAPRLSSTPGEVKWAGPALGSHNEEVYQGLLGLSPGEVALLKERGVI, via the coding sequence ATGATCGGACCACTATCTGACATCCGCGTCCTGGAGACTGGGACCCTGCTCGCCGGCCCCTTCTGCGGGCAGCTCCTCGGCGACTTCGGGGCCGAGGTGATCAAGCTGGAGGACCCCGGCAAGGGCGATCCGATGCGCCAGTGGGGCCGGGAGAAGCCGCACGGCCAGTCGCTCTGGTGGCCGGTCGTGGCCCGCAACAAGAAATCGGTCACCTGCAACCTGCGCACCACCGAGGGGCAGGACCTGGTCCGCAAGCTGGTCGAGAAGGCGGACGTGCTGCTGGAGAACTTCCGGCCGGGCACGCTCGAACGCTGGGGTCTGTCGTACGACGAACTCGCCGCGATCAACCCGCGGCTGATCCTGGTCCGGGTGACCGGATACGGGCAGACCGGGCCGTATTCGCCCCGCGCCGGATTCGGCTCGATCGGCGAGGCGATGGGCGGGCTGCGCTACGTGACCGGCGAGGCCGACCGTGCCCCGTCCCGCAGCGGCATCTCCATCGGTGACTCGCTGGCCGCGACGTACGCCGCCTTCGGCACCCTCGCCGCCCTGCACGCCCGCGAGCGCACCGGCCGCGGGCAGGTCGTCGACTCGGCGATCTACGAGGCCGTGCTGGCCATGATGGAGTCGCTGATCCCGGAGTGGGGTGTCGCCGGTTACCGCCGCGAGCGCACCGGACCGATCCTGCCGAACGTGGCGCCCAGCAACGTCTACCCCAGCGCCGACGGCTCCGACGTGCTGATCGCCGCGAACCAGGACACCGTCTTCCGCCGGCTCGCCGACGTGATGGAACGCCCCGACCTGCCGGCCGACCCGCGCTACGCCACGCACGGCGCCCGCGGCGAGCACCAGGCCGAGCTCGACGACATCATCGCCACGTGGACCCGTACGGTCCCGTCCGCGAAGCTCCTGTCGCTGCTGCACGACGCGGGGGTTCCGGCCGGCGGCATCTACACCGCCGAGGACATCATCGCCGACCCGCACGTGCAGGCCCGCGAGGCGGTGATCACCGTCGACCACCCCGAGCTCGGCCCGGTGCCGATGCAGAACGTGGCGCCGCGCCTCTCGTCCACGCCGGGCGAGGTCAAGTGGGCCGGTCCGGCGCTCGGATCGCACAACGAGGAGGTCTATCAGGGCCTGCTCGGCCTCTCACCCGGCGAGGTCGCCTTGCTGAAGGAACGCGGCGTCATCTGA
- a CDS encoding class I adenylate-forming enzyme family protein, producing the protein MLRPGGADLTIAGGVREFGRATPDVIAVRDGDRALSYAALDERSSRLACALLELGLSYGDRVALLCGNRLEYPEIAAGIAKAGLVLVPVNPRLTAPEVGFILDHSGARVLIADTGLAIPDFRGRVVLIGPEYEQWIGTAAARDPWITVDERDPFCIAYTAGTTGDPKGVLISHRSRALTFYATALEWGIGPGRRTIAVAPMYHGAGFAFAYAAVYCGATVSMLRSFKPDALIDMIGRDGAQSVFLVPTHAQLLRAHFEEIPRLPTLDTLYFNAAALPKVLKEWVFEAFPGVGVHELYGSTEAGVVTNLRPPDARRKAGTVGHPWFGTRVRIVDPSGNPVKNGEPGELYSRSPYLMNGYHENPAATAACTTEDGFLTSGDIVIRDDEGFISIVDRVKDVIITGGVNVYPRDVEEVLLTHPAVAECAVVGEPDDRWGERVVAYLVGREPVAADALEAYLRERLAGFKVPKQYRTVAALPRNAAGKILKRELRSTP; encoded by the coding sequence ATGTTGCGGCCCGGTGGTGCTGATCTGACGATCGCTGGTGGGGTTCGGGAGTTCGGGCGGGCGACGCCGGACGTGATCGCGGTGCGGGACGGGGATCGCGCCCTGTCCTACGCGGCGCTGGACGAGCGGTCGTCGCGGCTCGCCTGCGCCCTGCTGGAGCTGGGCCTCTCCTACGGCGACCGGGTCGCGCTGCTCTGCGGCAACCGCCTCGAATATCCGGAGATCGCGGCGGGGATCGCCAAGGCCGGCCTGGTGCTGGTGCCGGTCAATCCGCGTCTGACGGCGCCCGAGGTGGGTTTCATCCTGGACCACTCGGGCGCGCGGGTCCTGATCGCGGACACCGGTCTCGCGATCCCCGACTTCCGCGGGCGTGTCGTCCTCATCGGCCCGGAGTACGAGCAGTGGATCGGCACGGCGGCGGCGCGGGATCCCTGGATCACGGTCGACGAACGGGATCCGTTCTGCATCGCCTACACCGCCGGGACCACCGGCGACCCGAAAGGCGTCCTGATCTCGCACCGATCCCGGGCGCTGACGTTCTACGCCACCGCCCTGGAGTGGGGCATCGGGCCGGGCCGGCGGACCATCGCCGTCGCCCCGATGTACCACGGCGCCGGTTTCGCGTTCGCCTACGCGGCCGTCTACTGCGGGGCGACGGTCAGCATGCTGCGGTCGTTCAAGCCGGACGCGCTGATCGACATGATCGGCCGGGACGGGGCGCAGTCGGTGTTCCTGGTGCCGACCCACGCCCAGCTGCTGCGGGCCCACTTCGAGGAGATCCCGCGCCTGCCCACCCTGGACACCCTGTACTTCAACGCCGCCGCCCTGCCCAAGGTCCTCAAGGAGTGGGTGTTCGAGGCGTTCCCCGGCGTCGGCGTGCACGAACTCTACGGATCCACCGAGGCGGGCGTCGTCACGAACCTGCGGCCGCCGGACGCCCGCCGTAAGGCCGGCACGGTCGGCCACCCGTGGTTCGGCACCCGGGTGCGGATCGTCGACCCGTCCGGCAACCCGGTGAAGAACGGTGAGCCGGGCGAGCTCTACAGCAGGTCGCCGTACCTGATGAACGGCTATCACGAGAACCCGGCCGCGACGGCCGCCTGCACGACCGAGGACGGCTTCCTCACCTCGGGCGACATCGTGATCCGCGACGACGAGGGGTTCATCTCCATCGTCGACCGGGTCAAGGACGTGATCATCACGGGTGGCGTGAACGTCTACCCGCGCGACGTCGAGGAGGTCCTGCTCACCCACCCGGCCGTCGCCGAGTGCGCGGTCGTGGGCGAGCCGGACGACCGCTGGGGCGAGCGGGTCGTCGCGTACCTGGTCGGCCGGGAACCGGTCGCCGCCGATGCGCTCGAGGCGTATCTGCGTGAGCGGCTGGCCGGGTTCAAGGTTCCGAAGCAGTACCGGACCGTCGCGGCGCTACCCCGCAACGCCGCCGGCAAGATTCTGAAACGCGAGCTGAGGAGTACGCCGTGA